The DNA window gctcacaaccatccattataagatctggtgccctcttctggtgtgcagatagatatacacagaagcagaatgttgtatacataataaataaaatcttaaaaaaaaaaaaagataatactCTCCCCTCAAGTATTTGCTGTGAACGATAAGGGAAAGAATCctagaaaaacatataaaatgcactaaaaaaaaaaatcagatacaaGGGTGGGTAATGAATCGTTCCTTCATCTCCATGGTGGACACAAAGACATCTTGTTTTTCACCGAATAGCAGTGTGTGGTAATGAAGGAAAACGGATGGTATGCATCTTGTTTCCTTCGGTTCATCCTTCGGTTCAGTATTGGACAGACTTCAGAGTTTGCCACTCTTCAGGCACGAAGAGTCTCTGGACCTCAGGCCAAGCACTtatgacataataaataaagcagaGGATATATGTGCTAAACaactttaacaacaacaacaacaagtcaGATTCAACCCAAACTCAAGTTTGGATAGTATTCATTCATTGTTAAATGCATTCTCTTCTGTGTGTGCTGGAGGCCGAACCCAGAACCCCATCATTTATTGGCAAGCTCTCcacaactgagctacagccccaaccTCTTTTCATCATCTCTTAAAGACATCCTATTTTCatagggaaagaaataaaaagctctGAGAAACACTATGCGTAGATGATGATGCGGGGTTACTTTACTGTACCTTCAAATCAGCTGCTTTGCAGCAATGTCAGAAGCTTGTACACGGGGGGAGTGGGGGACGGTGTCGCTATCTAACAAGTCACCTCGCCCTTAGAAGCCCGCCGCGAAATTGGGAGTGGGTGCATGCTCAAGGCGCCCCGATCGCTTACTTGGTAGCGAGTTCCGTGCTTGTCCTTCATGGTGGAGACCAGCAGGCAGGCGCCGCGGCCGGGCTCGGCCCCTGCTAGGGGCTGCAGCCCACTCCTCCGCGGTGGCTGACACAGGCTCACCACCGCTCGCACACCCTTGCCTCGGCTCTTGAGCCCCAAGACTGGCAAGTGCCGGCTCAGGACTTCCACCTCACAGTGCAGCCTCATCTTTCTACCCGCTGGTCTCCGTCTGGGCCGCGCCAGGCTTTGAAACTTGGCGCCTGCCGCAGGGCGGGGCCTCCGGGGTCCTCACGGCAGGGCTGCCCATGTCCTGCCTGCGTCCGCCGGTTTTACGGCTCCCCGAAGTTCCACTCCAAATTCTTCTTGGGACGGGTGGAACGCCCAGTTTTTTGGCATTATTTAATGTTTCCCGACTGAACCCCGCGTGCTCGGTGCGTACCGGGGGACCTTCCCTCAGTCTACGGACAGGCGGTCGCCGAGGGCGTCACGTCTTCCTTGGGAGGCGGCGCGGTGGGTCCCGGTGTGCAGTCTAGCAGTTTGTGTGCCCGGTGCAATTGTCTGGTCACACCCGGGGCTCCGGTGTCACCCTGCTTATAGGGTCAGGCGTTTGGGGCCGGACGCCAGTGAGGACGTGCTCTCGCCAGCCACCGTCAGTCAAAGCAGAGCGGAGCTTTAGGTGGCAGGGCGGGGCAAAGTGATTCCCGTTGAGCAAAGTTCATTTTGCAGCGATGACCTGCTACTGAGCCTTGGCAAGACGGTGGAGACCCACCTTCGCTTCCCATCCCTTTTTTATTTACCCAGCCCGGGCTCGAGGTGGAGTGGCGCCTTAGAAACTCCCTCTTGCCTTAGTCGCGGCactgttaacattttattttatctgagttGCACTTTTGAAACTGTGGGACGGCGTTCAGAAATACCAGTGTTCAATTTAACTGTGGTAAAGTTATGATTAAATCTTCAATGGACATCCCTGTTTACATAGAGCGTGTTGAATTTTGTGTGCGTTGAATTCGAATCCCTGAAAACCACGTATTAGGCAAAGATGATAAATTGTCACCCCACCCTGCACCCATTTAGAATTCCCTCATACATTCATGTTTTTGATTGCTTAACACTTTTTCACCCAGTGTCGTCACCATCATGACTGGTACTGGTTTTCCTTCTTGAAAACTCCAATTACACCTAAaacttcctttcatttattttcctgagtTTCTGGCATATATTAGGCATTCAATTGATAATAGAATATTTCTCTGACTCCTCCCATCTGTGTCCATAATCAACATTATTCACTGAGGTGGGTAGTTAGTTTAGATTGTGGTAAGATAGTAGGGACTAGAAACTGAAGCCAGTTAACAAAGACTGGTAGCCCTTGCCCACTTGAGCTTCATACAGTAAATGGAGCATGGGCTAGTTTGCCAAGAAAGATTGGAAACTTCTCCTGGGCTTCATGGACCTAACAGaaaaagtgcaaaaaaaaaaaaaaaaaaaaaaaaaaaaaaaaaaaaaaagccccggTGGTACAAACTGGGGAGAGGCAGAACCATGTAAAAGTCCCATGAcaaccaatgatttttttttctcaccttcTTGGCCCACTCCCATTCTCAGAAGTGTGTTATCTTTCTCAATAAATTGtgttcatttttactttcaacCATGTGTACCTTTGGGGCAGTCCTTTGTCTTGGAACACAAACGCCTTGAATACTAATAAAACCTAACTATGGTTATTTATGTGTGTCTTAACGTCTAGACTATAAGCTTTCTGGGTTCTGAGTCATCAGCGTTATCTACAAGACTTAGCTAGTGTTTATACAAAGGAGGCACTCAAATCATATTTGTAGAAAGGATGAATCAATAATACATGTAGATATGCTATTTAAATTATacactgggcagtgatggcacatgcctttaatcccagcactagggaggcagaggcaggcggatctctgtgagtttaaggacagcctggtctacagagtaagttctaggacaggctccaaagctacacaaagaaacccagtctctaaaacaaacaatcaaacaatcccccccccaaacaatTATAGAAATATGTGCTATTGTTTAACAATCAGAGAAGGCTTATCTTAAATTCATATTCCTTATAAAATAGCCATTTAGTCTCTGTTCTGATTCAGTCTTCCTCTACCGTGGGAGTGGGGCAGAAAAGTAAACTTTAAATGGactcaagttttaaaatgtaatgtgaaaAGATAGAAGTATCACagggaaataatttattttaaatagcaaGGACAACCActgaaacaaaaaacagtgaaaggaattgagcccagggctttaGGGCAGCTCGACACTCTACCATTAAGTCACATCTCTAGTAACTCTACTGCTGATTTTCTTAAGGATTTTCtctttacacacatgcacacacaagaattgtaaaataaaacctaaaagcactaatttaagaaatagaaaaaaattaaagtacataAGCTTTTAATTTTCCTCCATATCTAGCAAGATATCCCTAAAGTGGTACTTATATCTTGGGGATAACCAACTGCTGTCTAATTGGACATGGGACCCATTCAACTGGAGGAAAATCTTGCCTGGTCCTGGAAACTTAGCCAACTACCTGTGGCTAGTGAGGTCATATACCTTAGAGGACAACTTACTACTGCCACTGTCCTAAACCTGTGTAATTCCTAACTTTATTCTAACACTTATCTGCATACCCAAAGACAAGCATAACTCCTACCCTTCATCAAAGATGCTCCTCTTAGAAGCAGATGGAGACCTTTGCAGCAAGCCACAGCTGGACAAAATGAAGATAACAACTGACTGGGATGGATGCCCAACCCCACCTGATGCATCCACAACACAACCACTAACACcaaagactcagggaacatcacagaagagggaggtacaaagactgtgagagccagaggacaaGCACATCTGCTTCCAGGTGGTGTTTTCTAAATAAGTCAGGAAAACTACACTCATGAAATCCAAACAATATAGCTGCCTCAACAAGACCTAAACAATGACCACAACAGTTCACATCCAATGTGAATGGAGGAAATTTCACAAGGAATCATTAGAGGAAGAGCTACAAGGTAATTAAGACTGCTGAGAGAGAATCAGTCTTCCTCTGGCATGAGTCCTCTAAATGGTTATCCAATTCCAAGTGGTTTTCTCTGAAAACATATGCATATAGGCAACACTAGATAGATTCaacagttgcatacacacacacacacacacacacacatatgtgataGTAACAATTAAAATGGGCCATGAATTTGGGAAAAAGGGAGGCATTAAAGAGAtttgagggaagagaaagaagggggaatGAAATAaagtacacatatatgaaattaaaaattaatttaaaatttgataCTGCACATTAGCATGTCCATGATTCTTCACTATAACTAAatgcaattctttttcttttcttttcttttttttattagttcaaattaggaacaagcttgtttcagcatgtcaatcccttctctctctccctccccccaccctcacccctcctaccccaccccgacctaacccccaccccatcggagccccctcaatgggggctccgaaaagtccaccacatcatcctgggctgggcctaggccctcccccatgtgtccagggcaagagtgcatcccttcacatgggatgggctctcaaagtcccttcttacaccagggaaaaatactaatccactaccaggggccccatagagtgcagaggcctcctcattgacatccatgttcagggggtctggatcagtcttgtactggcctcccagacagcatctggggtggatgtgctcccccttgttcaggccagctgtttctgtgagttttaccaacctggtaccgacccctttgatcttcattcctccctctctgcaactaagttccagagttcagttcagtgtgtatctgtggatgtctgcctctgcttccatcagccactggatgagggctatgaggctgaggctagggcacccaccGCCGGACAGAGCCTAAATGcaattcttaaacatttttatgtatgAAAAAATATAAGATGGTTAATTTTGGATGTCAATTGACTGGATTAAGGAATACTGCTAAGAGgtagtggtccatgcctttaatctcagcatttgggagtcagaggcaggtgtatccctgtgagtgcaaggctagcctggtttactgaGCGAGTTACAGGACACCCAGGGTTAtatagagaaactttgtcttgaaaaaccagcaaaacaagaaaaaacaaaacaaatcacatgACTACTCTTGAGGGTATCTCTGAGGGTTTTTCCAGAGAAGACTGATGGCAGAGTGAACTAGTGGAGAAGATGTGCCTTCAGTGTAGGTAGGCACCAGGAAGCCTGGTGAGCTTTCTAGTACCTTCAACAGTAAACCCTCAGTCTTCAGCCTTCAGGTTCTGAGGCCTTTGGACATGGCCTGAGCCATGATAATGGCATCTTAGGGTTTCTAGCTTTCAGATAGTATATGTGAGCCAATTTTCATACTAGATTCCCTTACTAATATGGATGTCAATCATTTATCTAACTATCCAGCTACACACCTTTGGAGAACCTTGAGTAATACTAATTTTATGGTCAGCAGTTGTTCTAGAAAGcgtaatcatcatcatcatcatcatcatcatcattattattaaagatagggtctttctatatagcccaggttacCCTGTACTATGCTTTATAGCtcagctggctttgaattcaaatTTGAATTTGATCCTCTAGCCTTGCCTAAATGCACTACTACCACACCTGATTtgagaaagatttttctttttctttgacagagtctcactagTCAGCcctcctggcctggaactttctctgtaaaccaggctccAATTTAcattctgcctctgactcctcaATGCTGGTATTATAGGAGTAACAGGATTTTACGGTGAGCATCATTACCTGGTTTTGGCAtttctgacattttatttttaaatttaatttaattttgagaccgggtctcattatgtagccctggctggcctggaacttggtctgtagaccaggctggcctccaagttagagatctgccagcttctgcctctcttttctggGATTAATTCCATGCCTAGTAGGAATTGGTTTTGGATCTGATTTTATCTAAACTGCTATGCCATCTAAGAGCACAGATAACACCGATTGACAGTGTGTGGCTAGCAAGTTTAAGACCCTAGATTCAATCATTAGCCTCTGCCCCTCAAAAAAAGGACCAtaactttttaatgatttatttttattttatgtgcattggtgttttgcctgcatgtatgagagtgtatgtatgttttgtctgtatgagggtgtcagatcccctcaaactggagttacaaacagctgtgaacCACCAAGTGGTGGCTAGGAATTGAATCggggttctctgcaaaagcagccaatgctcttaatcactgagccatctctccaaccctagaaTGATGAAGTCTATCCAATAAAATAGTTCAAAGTTTGGCAGCTATCAGCAAATTGGCAGGTGTGTACACTCAAACCTGCTTGCATACATTTTCCAGACTGGCACAAATTTATTGCCAGAATGCCAGCCAATCTCTCAGAGTTAGCTAGGAAAACACAAATACTCTTTGGGTCCCAAGAGAGCTGATAAACAGATCTGCCAAATTCTTCAAGAAAGGTCGACTAACTAGGAAGGGTATGCTACTTGCTTTTGCAAAGCCAGTGATCCCACTAATAGCAACCAGTGCtgtagaaatgaaacaaaaataaggcACCAGTAAGCCGGTATGCTTTTGcacttttgtcttctttctttgtctAGCACGGATAATATTTCAGACTTGTGTCCCATATGCTTATGTTACATGTCAtcaaagctaaaaagaaaattggaatccGAAGGGTTAAgggaattctgtgtgtgtgtgtgtttaatgataGGTTTGAAGAGTTTGATGATAGAAATTGTTACATCTGGTCTTTAAATCTGTGACTCTTTCTTTCATTATGAAATAATTGGGTAAGGATTGCCTACCAAAATCCCAAAGTAGCATACTTTCAAAGAGTTTTTTTCTTGAAGTTCTCATAAGAGCTATTGTTCAAaaggctctttttttttgttgcaCACGGTGCCACACCCTGTAGATCTAGTTACAGCTTTTATTTCAGGGCTATGTACAATTTTAGGTTTCTGTGGAAACATGGCATTTcgatttttttttgtcagaaattTACTTGCATTCTGAAATttgctgtttgttgttttatCAAATTACCTCATCAAAGCAACCTTTATCCCACATTACTTCTTTTTTCAAATTCAGCCACCTAAAGTGCTCTTGGATTGATGCAGTAGAATAGCAAGTGTGAGTCCACTATGGGCAAATAGCCAAgttccagccaaggctacacgggGAGACTGTTAGAAAAacgaaagaaaaaacaaatgtagCCAAGTACATTTCAGTATCAAGCACACTAAGGTTTATATACTCAGATATACTAAAGACCTTAAACATTATTCGCCGTCCCCTGGAATGATGTGGGTGTATCTCTCGGAGGAGTGTATCaagttaaaaatcaaaatccGTTGTTTAAAAAGATGGAAAGGAACCCCTATCGTTGACTGGTGTTCATTGCAGttgatttaaattgttttataaattcaCGCCAGTAGGTGTCAGTGTTGAGTGAAggttaaaatcatttttctaagCGAACGTTTgagttaaaatttttttaaagactgtagTCGGGATGTAATCATACGtgagcaattaaaaaaaataaagtcttaaaaggAAAGAATGCAAAAAGAGACGGGGTCtcgctatgttgcccaggctggagTGCAGTGGCTATTCACAGGCGCGATCCCACTACTGATCAGCACGGGAGTTTTGACCTGCTCCGTTTCCGACCTGGGCCGGTTCacccctccttaggcaacctggtggctcCCCGCTCCcgggaggtcaccatattgatgccgaaCTTAGTGCGGACACCCGATCGGCATAGCgcactacagcccagaactcctggactcaagcgatcctcctgtctcagcctcccgagtagctgggactacaggcgtgcgccaccgcgcCCGGCGATGGGCAGGGCGGCCGGGGAGATACTAGAGCTTTGGGCTGGCGTGACGTCAGCTACTGTGCCCGCCCACTCGGCTTTAGAAATGTCACTCAAACCAACCTCCCCCACCCATCCCCGGACTACGTTGTCGCACTGCGCACGCGTCACGCTCCTGCGCTGTATTCTGGGTAAAGCGTGGCTCCGGAAAACTTGAAGAGCGCATGCGTGCGCGGGCTCGCTCCTTTTTCCTCTCCGGCCGGCTGAAGGCAAGATGGGTCACCAGCAGCTCTACTGGAGTCACCCGCGCAAGTTCGGCCAGGGCTCTCGCTCTTGGTGAGAAGCGGGTTGTGGGGATCGCGGTTAGAAGACGGGGCCGCTGTGGGCTACTGGAAATTGAAGGCGGCCGCGGGCGGCGCGCGAGCCCGGCGTTCGGAGCctccgccgccgccgccgccattacGGGCTTGGGCCAGGTCGGGCGGGCCCGGCCCGGGACGGGAGGTGCTCCTCGGGGAGGAATGTTGTATCCTTCGTGGGTGGCTTGCATAAATAAATGCCGTCTCGTGCTTTTTCCCCCATCCAGCCGCGTCTGCTCCAACCGCCACGGTCTGATCCGAAAATACGGGCTGAACATGTGCCGTCAGTGCTTCCGTCAGTACGCGAAGGACATAGGCTTCATTAAGGTACGCGCCCTCCGTGATGCGGGCGGGAGCGTTAGAACCAGACCCATGGAGCCCGGGGTTCAGCGGGTAGAGTTCCAGAaagggccggggggggggggacacttgATATCCAAGCCAGATTTAGGTGTCAGTTTGGGCagggtattttaaattttgtaggaGACACTGCAGTTTCTGCATAGTAATTGAATATCTTCTAACCGACTACGTTGTCTTAGATTTCCGGCCGAGAGTGTTTGATCATAGGCTGGAAGCGCCTTCCGTTTTAGGCCCGGTAGACTTGTGATTAAAGCAAGGTTTTGTCTTTGATCGGTTCTAAGGACGTGGTCACAATAATGCTACTTGAAACTTTGTTGGTTTCCCACaaaagacatcttttttttttggtccaaaacaagtttgtttgccaaaaaaatcaacagttttctgtttggtttttcaagttcGGATTTTTCTGTAGCTCTAGTCCAGGAATTCATTgcgtctgtagaccaggccggcctggaACCTGTgatgggatttaaaggtgtgtgccgccacgcCTGGATTTCAGAACCAGTTTTAAGAAAGCTTGTGTTTATTTTACCTGAGCTCTCCAGGATTCCAGTATTGACCAAATACCGAAAGCCTAGAGATGGAGCTTAGAGATTTGAGAGATTCAATGTGAACGTGTCATAGAGTAGAGAATGGTTACTGGCATCCTTAATGCTGGACCTAGTTTTTTCAGTCTAAGATGAACTGTAGCAATTGGCTATTTAGTAGCCCTCCAGAACACTTGGTTATGGTCATTTTGTGTGGCAGTGTATTGGGAAATGATTCTTAAGAGGGGACCAGTGAAAATGTCAGAATTAAATTTCTAAAGTAATTCTATGTGCTTTTTTTTTGCAGTTGGACTAAGCAACCTTGAATGGATTATTCAAGACTGTCTACCCAGTGTAACAGATCATGCTAGTCTTTgtacataaagaataaaaaaaaatggagaccttcaatttgtgtgttttgtctctgtagatcaagctggcctcaaactcagatccatcCACTTttcctgcttccctagtgctgggatcaccagTTGCTGATTTCTGTTGTTGGTGTCGAGGCAGGCATATGCCATTGAGGTGTGGGGGACTCAAGCCAAGGCTTcttgcatgttaggcaagcactttaacaaTTGAATTAAATCAGTCCTGATGGGTGGTGTTTTCCTGTGACTAGAAAAGTTTGTCACAGGGGTAATcttaaaattgtctttaaaataCCTTATGGCTAGAGAGAGGGTTCTTCAGTGgatctgggtttgagtcccagcacctgtggctcacaacaatcaactctggttccagggaatcCCTCCATGGACTCTGGGCATACATGTGGTTTTCAGACATGTTTGCTAATCTGATCAGCAAGGGCTTGCCCAGTAAAAGCCGTAGTATCCTTTTAACCAGGTAAATAACAGACCAGAAGAAAGTTAATAAAATTTATCTTCTTTGGAATTGCCATGTGTCTGGGAATCTTAGATAATACAGTGTTCTTAGCCTGTTGGTGGTACTGTACACCTTttgatctcaacacttgggaggaagaggcaggctaatctataggccagccagggctacacggagaaaccctggcttttaaaaagcaaaatagtgCTCTTTTTGATTGGTAGGGTTTCACTGTAGTTGGTTTGTCTTGAACTTTTGGCTTCAACCTATGGTGCTTGAATTAAAATTGTATACTCCTGTAGGTAGAAATTGGGGCCATTCTGGTTTACATAGCATATCCAGGGCTATAATGAGACGTCTCAAAAGTTTAAAGGGCAGAGGAGATGAATTGAGTGGATTAAGGTGTTTGCCATCAAACCTGAATGTTTGGAACCCACATGATCGTAGAGTACCAATTCTTAGAAATGGTGTGATAGCTCTCCCccatgtgtggggtgtgtgtgtgtgtgtgtgtgtgtgtgtgtgtgtgtgtgtgtgtacaaaataaATGATGGATCCTGGAGGTGACTTCAGGTTTGAGATCGTCAGTGCTCGATGTTTAAAAAGGGATAGAGGTGCTGGTTGAGTCAGAAGGAGGCCTTATTCTTTATACCTATGTTAAAGGCATTTTAGGGGTTGGGTTTATTGCACTCTAATCCAGTGTTTAAGAGGCTTAGACAAGAGGAAATGGAACCAAGAGTCTAGGCAAGTGATCTCTTGGGCTGGTACAGGTTGTAGTGGTTTAGGTAGTCACTGACTTCCGAAGATAACAAGGTTCTGTTGAATGTGGGAGGGCTTTTGACTGGAGCAACTGGAAGAAATTGCTGAAACAGGACTGAAAACATGTTGGAAAAGAAAGTTTTTACATACTGCTTTTCAATACCCATTAGACATCCAGTGCAGCATTCTAGGAAATAAAATTATGGAGCTGAGGGAACTGGAAACAATTTTCACTGTTCTTCCAAGTATGAAGGCTTGTATTTTCAGTCTCTTTTGAGTTGAATATACATGAAAGAAAGGATTCTGGGTTGTTCTGGGTTTAGGGTTTAGCAAAGCAGGCTGAAGGTGGATCTAAacggtgtgtgttgtgtgtgccagTAATGCTATCATTCATGGAGGAGGCATGAGGATCAAGAATTGAAGGTTGTTTTGCCTTCAGAAATTCAGGCCAGCCTAGGGCAAGTGTGGGATTTATGTAGGGAGTTAATCTTCATAGTAATCCATCTTGGCCTTTAGAGCTACAATTGCAGTTGTGACGTaggtgtgttggtgcatgcctataaATTCATTATTTGGTAGATATTgtagagttcaaggacagcttagGCTAAGTAGTGAGTTGGAGGTCATTGTTACAGGAAAGCATTCCAGTATGTTACCAGTGTTTGCGTGTGACAAATGTGGGTGTAATGTCAGATTAAGACTCCATTAGGCCTGGGGTATCCAGTGACTGCCATGTACAGTATCCTTGATATCTGTGTCCTTAGGCTTTTTCTCCTTAAGCCAACTCATgattattattgaaaatagattcttttctcatacaatatattctgattatactTCCCCCTCGCTCCACTCCTCTGAGTTCctctccagctcccctccccttcagatctactccctttctgtctctcagtagaaaagaacagacttcagCCAGGCGGTTggggggcatgcctttaatcccagcacttgggaggcagagacaggcagagatctgaggccaacctggcctacagagcgagttccaagacaggctccaaagatacagagaagccctgtctcaaaaaaagaacaggcttctaagagataacaaacaTGACAAacatggcaacccaacaggaggaaaagagtcccaagagcaggcacaagagacccactcattctcacaggcatcccataaaaatactaagctcaggcctccagaatcttttcccaggtctgcagtcaccccaatcagcatgcaggctagagagcagccccgacccccaggcacaggcgtttttaaaggcaaaaaccataagcttagggaggggcctcgacttgAATATGTGACCAGTCAttggttcctaggaagccctttgtcttgaggggaggcctgggaatcaggagcaattgctggtggctggtaaattccaggcactaagtcatagtagtagccttggtcagtttctgggctatatttctttgctaatttttaagtctttcactaATATACACTAATATACACATTTCACTA is part of the Cricetulus griseus strain 17A/GY chromosome 5, alternate assembly CriGri-PICRH-1.0, whole genome shotgun sequence genome and encodes:
- the LOC113830750 gene encoding 40S ribosomal protein S29; this translates as MGHQQLYWSHPRKFGQGSRSCRVCSNRHGLIRKYGLNMCRQCFRQYAKDIGFIKLD